From Streptosporangium album, the proteins below share one genomic window:
- a CDS encoding alpha/beta hydrolase gives MKPPPPDAPERFNATTGQAVFCNEDPSRLGFSAAWATYQRRLERNPVTGRASRFSAQCAGWPLPVQEIRLHRTGGSLVLSGHRYESISLYAWTTQMRSAVGGTVFTVNDDMHGSVLREPSCAAKLVSYFTTGRIDRGCDGVPVPES, from the coding sequence ATGAAGCCCCCGCCGCCCGACGCGCCGGAGCGATTCAACGCGACGACGGGCCAGGCGGTCTTCTGCAACGAAGACCCCAGCCGGCTCGGCTTCTCCGCCGCCTGGGCCACGTACCAGCGACGCCTTGAGCGGAACCCGGTGACCGGACGGGCCAGCCGCTTCTCCGCCCAATGCGCCGGCTGGCCGCTGCCGGTGCAAGAAATCCGGCTCCACCGCACCGGAGGGTCGCTGGTGCTGTCGGGACACCGCTACGAGTCCATCTCCCTGTACGCGTGGACGACGCAGATGCGCTCGGCCGTCGGCGGCACGGTGTTCACCGTCAACGACGACATGCACGGGTCGGTCCTGCGGGAGCCGAGCTGCGCCGCCAAGCTGGTGTCGTACTTCACCACAGGCCGGATCGACCGGGGCTGCGACGGTGTTCCGGTGCCGGAGAGCTAG
- a CDS encoding DUF6461 domain-containing protein, producing the protein MSINRHDYASDGFVYAVDRDVMLSFEPLAPQYRKGVDSERWEPAMEEVGLGRRTFDDPSQQTPGSVHTFAAILAAV; encoded by the coding sequence GTGTCGATCAATCGGCACGACTACGCCTCGGATGGCTTTGTCTATGCGGTCGACCGTGACGTGATGCTGAGTTTCGAGCCCTTGGCACCCCAGTACCGGAAGGGTGTCGACTCCGAGCGGTGGGAACCCGCGATGGAGGAAGTCGGCCTGGGACGCCGTACTTTTGATGATCCAAGTCAGCAGACTCCAGGCAGCGTGCATACCTTCGCCGCCATTTTGGCGGCGGTGTGA
- a CDS encoding LuxR C-terminal-related transcriptional regulator, whose protein sequence is MRVLIAEDQLLLRDGLSRMLTAYGFDVVAAIDEGPQLTEALVSLRPDVAVVDVRLPPTFTDEGLRASIAARAEVPGLPVLILSQYVERLYARELLSDRTGAVGYLLKDRVGDVRQFIDAIRQIAAGATVMDPEVVAQLLHQRDTLAVLTPRERDVLRLMAEGRSNAAIAAHMVITEKSVSNHINTLFAKLGLPPSNSDHRRVLAVLAYLDQ, encoded by the coding sequence ATGCGCGTCCTGATCGCCGAGGACCAGCTGCTACTGCGCGACGGGCTGAGCCGGATGCTGACCGCGTACGGCTTCGACGTGGTGGCCGCCATCGACGAGGGTCCGCAGCTGACCGAAGCGCTCGTCTCGCTCCGCCCCGACGTCGCCGTGGTCGACGTGCGCCTCCCCCCCACCTTCACGGACGAAGGACTGCGCGCCTCGATCGCCGCTCGTGCCGAGGTACCCGGTCTTCCCGTCCTGATCCTCTCTCAGTACGTCGAACGGCTCTACGCCCGCGAACTGCTCTCCGACCGCACCGGTGCGGTCGGGTACCTTCTCAAGGACCGCGTCGGTGACGTACGACAGTTCATCGACGCGATCCGCCAGATCGCCGCCGGCGCCACGGTAATGGACCCGGAAGTCGTCGCGCAGCTGCTCCACCAGCGCGACACCCTGGCTGTCCTCACCCCGCGGGAGCGGGACGTGCTCCGCCTGATGGCCGAGGGCCGCTCCAACGCTGCGATCGCTGCACACATGGTCATCACCGAAAAATCGGTCAGCAACCACATCAACACCCTCTTCGCCAAACTCGGCCTACCACCATCCAACAGCGACCACCGCCGCGTACTCGCCGTTCTGGCCTACCTCGACCAGTAG
- a CDS encoding sensor histidine kinase has protein sequence MRQKIARVAREQGQLLAGAAIGLAAPFLLLLMLISVPASLAGGLGILLFVTVAWLTRRLADLQRRRATTVLGGPVTSPYSPLPTGILARTRALLGDPATWRDLTWLPCQFAMGVICVTLGLGLWLAAVQCMFAPLLRVLLPARTTFDPVVLEITGRSGPLTWLLVPVGVGLVLLAYRLPRHLVTGQARLASALLGPTSTARLTARVDRLTATRAAAVDASAVELRRVERDLHDGAQVRLVAATMNLGIAEDVIDADPASAKALMAEAKAGVGVALTELRDLVRGIHPPVLADRGLAGAVQALALTSGIPIELDLRLDRRLAAPVESAAYFVIAESLANAIRHSGAHRIQVAVAVAGDGDALRITVHDDGRGGADPSRGTGLRGIQRRLSAFDGTLSITSPPDGPTVLDMELPCAS, from the coding sequence ATGCGACAGAAGATCGCGCGCGTGGCACGCGAGCAGGGGCAACTACTGGCCGGTGCGGCCATCGGGCTGGCTGCACCGTTCCTGCTGTTGCTGATGCTGATCTCGGTCCCGGCGAGTCTGGCGGGGGGCCTGGGCATCCTGCTCTTCGTCACCGTTGCCTGGCTGACCCGTCGGCTGGCCGATCTGCAACGCCGCCGGGCCACTACGGTGCTGGGCGGACCGGTGACCTCTCCCTACTCGCCGTTGCCCACCGGCATTCTCGCCCGGACCCGCGCCTTGCTCGGCGACCCGGCCACGTGGCGCGACCTGACCTGGCTGCCGTGCCAGTTCGCGATGGGCGTGATCTGCGTGACGCTGGGTCTCGGGCTGTGGCTGGCGGCCGTGCAATGCATGTTCGCGCCGTTGCTGCGGGTGCTGCTGCCGGCCCGCACGACCTTCGATCCCGTGGTGCTGGAGATCACCGGCCGGTCCGGCCCCCTGACGTGGCTGCTGGTCCCGGTCGGCGTGGGGTTGGTACTGCTCGCCTATCGCCTGCCCCGGCATCTCGTCACCGGTCAGGCCCGGCTGGCGAGTGCTCTGCTGGGTCCCACCTCCACCGCCCGGCTGACCGCACGGGTGGATCGACTGACCGCCACCAGGGCAGCCGCCGTCGATGCCTCCGCTGTGGAACTACGCCGCGTTGAACGTGATCTGCATGACGGCGCGCAGGTGCGCCTCGTGGCGGCAACCATGAATCTCGGCATCGCCGAGGACGTCATCGACGCCGATCCGGCCAGTGCCAAGGCGCTGATGGCCGAGGCGAAGGCCGGCGTCGGCGTGGCACTGACGGAACTACGCGATCTGGTACGTGGCATCCACCCGCCGGTGCTGGCCGATCGGGGCCTGGCCGGAGCGGTGCAAGCCCTGGCCCTGACCAGCGGCATCCCAATCGAACTGGATCTGCGACTCGACCGGCGTCTGGCCGCCCCGGTGGAGTCCGCGGCGTACTTCGTTATCGCCGAGTCACTGGCCAACGCGATCCGGCACAGCGGCGCCCATCGCATCCAGGTCGCCGTCGCCGTCGCCGGCGACGGCGACGCGCTGCGCATCACCGTGCACGATGACGGCCGCGGCGGCGCCGACCCGTCACGCGGCACCGGGCTGCGCGGCATCCAGCGCCGGTTGTCCGCCTTCGACGGGACCCTCAGTATCACCAGCCCCCCAGACGGGCCTACCGTACTGGACATGGAACTGCCATGCGCGTCCTGA
- a CDS encoding alpha/beta hydrolase family protein, whose amino-acid sequence MLVLLAAPAHAAPADLTATEVSFVGNGGVVLHGTVLALASATERRPAMVMMEGAGNRGRQELRPEAEAFARHGIVTLIYDKRTVGYSLLHRDYSVLADDALAGLRLLRSRADVDPARLGLWALSEGAFAAPLAANRSADVKFLITVGAVGTTPGAQTAWGYGEYLRHAGVSGSLPHMLQTTAVRMTIGAGIFPEADFDPVPAWEHVRQPVLAQWGELDREALPRESGQIIREALERGGNTHYTIRFVPGVRHNLNLTANGGFDRLHSLSPDFGDYETSWIDRPARALPGTSADPVPAQDLPAPTLAPLAWYESPWLQLVALLLFLVGFAGYPLAAATRRIRGRHSTSPVRRSARWLAATGLMTTMGSLMYVFFMVATAANVIGPMVVGRPIPWLVLQLLAVATVVTTAATALSWRRHRRDLAHADQVRLGLLITAGLLFLPWAAYWGLLVP is encoded by the coding sequence GTGCTAGTCCTTCTGGCCGCTCCCGCACACGCCGCGCCAGCCGACCTGACCGCCACCGAGGTGTCCTTCGTCGGCAACGGTGGCGTGGTCCTGCACGGCACCGTTCTGGCGCTCGCGTCAGCGACAGAGCGCCGACCGGCGATGGTGATGATGGAGGGAGCCGGCAATCGAGGCCGGCAGGAGCTGCGTCCCGAAGCCGAGGCATTCGCCCGACATGGCATCGTGACGCTCATCTACGACAAGCGAACCGTGGGCTACTCCCTTCTTCACCGCGACTACTCGGTTCTGGCCGACGATGCACTTGCCGGCCTGCGGCTGCTGCGCTCCCGCGCCGACGTCGACCCGGCACGGCTCGGACTGTGGGCGCTGTCCGAAGGGGCGTTCGCCGCACCGCTGGCCGCCAACCGTTCGGCTGACGTGAAGTTTCTGATCACCGTCGGCGCGGTCGGCACCACCCCTGGAGCCCAGACGGCATGGGGGTACGGCGAGTACCTGCGACACGCTGGGGTGTCCGGGTCATTGCCGCACATGCTGCAGACGACCGCCGTGCGGATGACGATCGGAGCGGGCATATTCCCGGAGGCGGACTTCGACCCGGTACCGGCCTGGGAACACGTGCGCCAGCCAGTACTCGCCCAATGGGGTGAACTCGACCGTGAAGCCCTCCCTCGGGAAAGCGGCCAGATCATCCGGGAGGCGCTGGAACGTGGCGGCAACACCCACTACACGATCCGGTTCGTCCCTGGTGTTCGGCACAATCTGAACCTCACCGCCAACGGCGGCTTCGACCGGCTCCACAGCCTCTCGCCCGACTTCGGCGACTACGAGACCTCCTGGATCGACCGTCCGGCGCGCGCGCTGCCCGGCACGAGCGCCGACCCGGTTCCGGCTCAGGACCTGCCTGCCCCCACACTCGCGCCTCTGGCCTGGTATGAGTCCCCTTGGCTCCAGCTCGTCGCCCTCCTGCTGTTCCTGGTGGGCTTCGCCGGCTATCCGCTGGCCGCCGCCACGCGCCGTATCCGCGGCCGTCACAGTACATCGCCGGTACGGCGTTCCGCACGCTGGCTGGCCGCCACCGGCCTGATGACCACGATGGGCTCGCTCATGTACGTCTTCTTCATGGTGGCCACAGCGGCGAATGTGATCGGACCTATGGTGGTCGGCCGCCCGATACCCTGGCTCGTTCTGCAGCTTCTCGCTGTCGCCACCGTCGTGACCACTGCTGCGACCGCGCTGTCGTGGCGACGTCACCGCCGCGACCTGGCCCACGCCGACCAGGTCCGACTCGGCCTGCTCATCACAGCGGGCCTGCTGTTCCTGCCCTGGGCGGCCTACTGGGGACTGCTTGTCCCATGA
- a CDS encoding DUF2786 domain-containing protein, whose protein sequence is MGKANRERRKAKEKERKRRQSGDAGAPHGAAGQHDFSSFGFPGKAGFAPFDQSWRSSPAELAEQLVAEAVHARFHGDTDGFERSAAALVERPGVSRWRRVADRTLTATLRRDLADVWRRGWQPADVVRMARKEFGARHVRLLTDAIADEAQKYAAATVDPQWHGQLSALEAKVWWEGDDYSQARGERERLDRAALVTLLLQLICLLATLPRLERLISPPGTARPATLRRGPAVDERMLTRVRALLAKAESTEFPAEAETFTTAAQRLMAKHSIDAALLAAAAHGQSATDKPAGRRIGVEAPYEGPKAVLVDTVAAANRCRAVWSSSFGFSTVLGFPADLDAVELLFTSLLVQATTAMVHAGSHRDGHGRSTTRSFRQSFLTSYAQRIGERLAEATGEAVREAAANSGTDLLPVLAARDQAVNEAVDEMFPQLTSRPVAPSYNRDGWLSGRAAADLATLHGGTEVTG, encoded by the coding sequence ATGGGCAAGGCCAACCGGGAACGGCGCAAGGCCAAGGAGAAGGAGCGCAAGCGGCGGCAGTCCGGGGACGCAGGGGCTCCCCACGGGGCCGCCGGGCAGCATGACTTCTCGTCGTTCGGCTTCCCCGGCAAGGCCGGGTTCGCGCCGTTCGACCAGTCCTGGCGGTCCAGCCCCGCCGAGCTCGCCGAGCAGTTGGTGGCCGAGGCGGTGCACGCCCGCTTCCATGGCGACACCGACGGGTTCGAACGAAGCGCGGCGGCGCTGGTCGAGCGGCCCGGGGTCAGCCGATGGCGGCGCGTCGCCGACCGCACGCTGACCGCCACGCTGCGGCGCGATCTGGCCGATGTCTGGCGGCGGGGCTGGCAGCCCGCCGACGTCGTGCGGATGGCCCGCAAAGAGTTCGGCGCCCGGCACGTGCGGCTGTTGACCGACGCGATCGCTGACGAGGCACAGAAGTATGCCGCGGCCACCGTCGACCCCCAATGGCACGGCCAGCTGTCTGCGCTGGAGGCGAAGGTCTGGTGGGAGGGCGACGACTACTCGCAGGCACGCGGTGAGCGTGAACGCCTGGACCGGGCCGCCCTGGTCACCCTCCTGCTCCAGCTGATCTGCCTGTTGGCCACCCTTCCCCGGCTGGAGCGGCTGATCTCGCCGCCGGGCACCGCCCGGCCCGCCACCCTGCGGCGCGGCCCTGCGGTCGATGAGCGCATGTTGACCCGGGTCAGGGCGCTGCTGGCCAAGGCCGAGTCGACCGAGTTCCCCGCCGAGGCCGAGACCTTCACCACCGCGGCGCAGCGGCTGATGGCCAAGCACAGCATCGATGCGGCGCTGCTGGCCGCCGCAGCACACGGCCAGAGCGCCACCGACAAGCCTGCCGGCCGCCGGATCGGCGTCGAGGCCCCCTACGAGGGGCCCAAGGCGGTCCTGGTCGACACGGTGGCCGCGGCCAACCGCTGCCGCGCGGTATGGAGCAGCAGTTTCGGCTTCTCCACCGTGCTCGGCTTCCCCGCCGACCTGGACGCGGTGGAACTGCTGTTCACCTCGCTACTGGTACAGGCCACCACCGCCATGGTGCACGCCGGTTCCCACCGCGACGGCCATGGCCGCTCCACCACCCGTTCCTTCCGGCAGTCGTTCCTCACCTCCTACGCCCAGCGGATCGGCGAGCGCCTGGCCGAGGCCACCGGGGAGGCGGTGCGCGAGGCCGCCGCGAACTCGGGCACGGACCTGCTCCCCGTGCTGGCCGCCCGCGACCAGGCGGTCAACGAGGCGGTCGACGAGATGTTCCCCCAGCTGACCTCACGCCCAGTGGCCCCGTCCTACAACCGAGACGGCTGGCTCTCCGGCCGCGCCGCCGCCGACCTCGCCACCCTGCACGGCGGCACCGAAGTCACCGGCTGA
- a CDS encoding transposase, translated as MRETVKRSGRGRLSDRVAVGVLTRTFPPGRVDAAPLKVLFEQARGPVGGPDTPGVWWRGRRLTAIDGFTLDLPDSPANRTEFGGPTDGAFPQVRCVAHAEVGTRALIDAAFGPYSVGEQTLTRDLIGDDGAQQTVSELFCLATTMLDPTAAPMEEIPALYRQRWEGETAIGAIKTTLRGDITVRLRSHQPDGVRQEVWALLCVYQALCELIADAAATPTRPSNTTSAEHWRTTA; from the coding sequence GTGAGAGAGACGGTGAAGCGGTCCGGCCGGGGGCGGCTGTCTGATCGGGTGGCGGTGGGGGTGCTGACCCGGACGTTTCCGCCGGGGCGAGTGGACGCCGCGCCCTTGAAGGTGTTGTTCGAGCAGGCCCGTGGACCGGTCGGCGGCCCGGACACGCCCGGGGTGTGGTGGCGAGGACGCCGATTGACCGCGATCGACGGGTTCACCCTGGACCTGCCCGACAGCCCGGCCAACCGTACCGAGTTCGGCGGCCCGACCGATGGGGCGTTCCCCCAGGTCCGCTGTGTAGCGCATGCCGAGGTTGGCACCCGGGCGTTGATCGATGCCGCCTTCGGCCCCTACAGCGTTGGCGAGCAGACGCTCACCCGGGATCTGATCGGCGACGACGGCGCCCAGCAGACCGTCAGTGAGTTGTTCTGCCTGGCCACCACGATGCTCGACCCCACTGCCGCGCCGATGGAGGAGATCCCTGCCCTGTATCGGCAACGCTGGGAGGGAGAAACCGCGATCGGCGCGATCAAGACCACGCTGCGCGGCGATATCACCGTTCGGCTGCGCTCCCACCAGCCCGACGGGGTCCGCCAAGAAGTCTGGGCGCTGTTGTGCGTCTACCAGGCCCTGTGCGAACTGATCGCCGATGCCGCCGCGACCCCGACGAGGCCTTCGAACACCACGTCAGCCGAACACTGGCGGACGACAGCCTGA
- the trpS gene encoding tryptophan--tRNA ligase: MTTSLGTTSPAERSVSPDALGVLAAQRRSAELEHLIREHPERFRVLTGDRPTGQLHLGHYFGTLHNRVRLQDLGAEMMVLIADYQVLTDRDFADRLTDHVEGLVLDYLAIGIDPERATIFTHSAIPALNQLLLPFLSLISVAELSRNPTVKDEIAHSRQAAVSGLMFTYPAHQAADILFCKANLVPVGQDQLPHLEVTRTIARRFNNRYGNGGNPVFPEPDALLSAAPLLLGTDGTKMSKSRSNAIALAATTDETAKLIRGAKTDSDRHITYDPATRPEVSSLVLLAALCLDCDPHQVADDIGSRGAGALKATVTEAVNGYLAPIRARRAQYAQDRGYIRQVLYHGNERATAIAEATLKEVRAAMNALY; this comes from the coding sequence ATGACCACGAGCCTCGGCACCACGTCACCGGCCGAACGATCCGTTTCTCCAGATGCGCTCGGCGTGCTCGCCGCTCAACGTCGCAGCGCTGAGCTGGAGCACCTGATTCGCGAGCACCCTGAGCGGTTTCGCGTGCTGACCGGGGACCGCCCAACAGGTCAATTGCACCTGGGTCACTACTTTGGCACCCTTCACAACCGCGTCCGCCTGCAGGACCTGGGAGCGGAGATGATGGTGCTCATCGCGGACTACCAGGTCCTGACGGATCGCGACTTCGCCGACCGGCTCACGGACCATGTGGAGGGCCTGGTGCTCGACTACCTGGCCATCGGCATCGATCCGGAGCGGGCCACCATCTTCACCCACAGTGCGATCCCGGCGCTCAACCAGTTGCTCCTGCCGTTTCTCAGCTTGATCTCGGTCGCGGAGCTCAGCCGGAATCCCACCGTCAAGGACGAGATTGCCCACTCCCGCCAGGCGGCCGTCAGCGGGCTGATGTTCACCTACCCCGCCCACCAGGCCGCCGACATCCTGTTTTGCAAGGCCAACCTCGTTCCGGTCGGGCAGGATCAATTGCCCCACCTGGAGGTCACCCGCACCATCGCGCGCCGCTTCAACAACCGCTACGGCAATGGCGGGAATCCGGTGTTCCCCGAGCCCGACGCCCTGTTGTCGGCGGCCCCCCTGCTGCTCGGCACCGACGGCACCAAGATGAGCAAGAGCCGCAGCAATGCCATCGCCCTGGCCGCCACCACCGACGAAACCGCCAAGCTCATACGCGGCGCCAAGACCGACTCAGACCGCCACATCACCTACGATCCGGCCACCCGACCCGAGGTTTCCAGCCTCGTCCTCCTGGCCGCGCTGTGCCTTGACTGCGATCCCCACCAGGTCGCCGACGACATAGGCAGCCGGGGAGCGGGCGCGCTGAAGGCCACCGTCACCGAGGCAGTCAACGGCTACCTGGCGCCGATCCGCGCACGACGCGCCCAGTACGCCCAAGACCGCGGCTACATCCGTCAGGTGCTGTACCACGGCAATGAACGTGCCACCGCCATCGCCGAGGCCACCCTCAAGGAGGTGCGGGCCGCGATGAACGCCCTCTACTGA
- a CDS encoding IS1182 family transposase codes for MQGQWTGELVGPDVWATCRELIPAGSMFAFLAEHREELFPGGMFADMYPSPNGRPSMPPQVLAAALVLQALYGVSDFDAVQELRCDLRWKAACGLGLYDTAFDASLLTYFRRRLARSADPDRIFTRVKEIVAATGVLKGRQRRALDSTVLQDAVATQDTVTQLIAAIRAVIREVPGAAPVAAAQCTGHDYADPGKPRIAWKDAQARAALVDALVGDAIALPAELPEQPLDDKGANAVGILALVAYQDVEPAPDSDGRDGRWRIARRAAPDRMVSTVDPESRHVHKSRTQYQDGYKAHLAVEPETGLFTDVALRPGTGAAHHEAAVATDLLADERAPVTVLGDAAYGTGAARRALTDAGHRLIIKPPPLKQTIAGGFTVDDFHIDTAAGKATCPAGHTTALGRPQPDGSHIAQFKKVCAPCPLRARCTTSATGRNVTIHAQHDLLAAARTQAVTDPAWQADHRRWRPPVERAVAQVVARGNRRLRYLGVIKNNTWLHTRAAALNLRTLINLGLTRTSGAWILAPSST; via the coding sequence ATGCAAGGTCAATGGACTGGAGAGCTGGTCGGGCCGGATGTGTGGGCCACCTGCCGGGAGTTGATCCCGGCGGGCAGCATGTTCGCGTTCCTGGCCGAGCACCGCGAGGAGTTGTTTCCCGGCGGCATGTTCGCCGACATGTATCCCTCGCCCAACGGGCGCCCGAGTATGCCGCCGCAGGTGCTGGCCGCGGCGCTGGTGCTGCAGGCCCTGTACGGGGTTTCCGATTTTGACGCGGTCCAGGAGCTGCGCTGTGACCTGCGCTGGAAGGCCGCGTGTGGGCTGGGGTTGTATGACACCGCGTTCGATGCATCGTTGCTGACCTATTTCCGGCGTCGCCTGGCCCGCTCGGCCGACCCGGACCGGATCTTCACTCGGGTCAAGGAGATCGTTGCCGCGACCGGGGTGCTGAAGGGCCGGCAGCGGCGGGCGCTGGATTCCACCGTGCTGCAGGACGCGGTGGCCACCCAAGACACCGTCACCCAGTTGATCGCCGCGATCCGCGCGGTGATCCGCGAGGTGCCGGGCGCCGCCCCGGTCGCCGCGGCCCAGTGCACCGGCCACGACTACGCCGATCCGGGCAAGCCGCGCATCGCCTGGAAGGACGCCCAAGCCCGCGCGGCGTTGGTGGACGCGCTGGTCGGTGATGCGATCGCTCTGCCGGCCGAGTTACCCGAGCAGCCGCTCGACGACAAGGGCGCCAATGCGGTCGGCATTCTGGCACTGGTCGCCTACCAGGATGTGGAACCCGCGCCGGACTCCGACGGCCGCGACGGGCGCTGGCGCATCGCCCGGCGCGCCGCGCCGGACCGGATGGTCTCCACCGTCGATCCCGAATCGCGGCACGTGCACAAAAGCCGCACCCAGTACCAGGACGGCTACAAGGCCCACCTCGCGGTCGAACCCGAGACCGGACTGTTCACCGACGTCGCGCTGCGGCCCGGCACCGGAGCGGCCCATCATGAGGCCGCCGTCGCCACCGACCTGCTCGCCGACGAGAGGGCGCCGGTCACCGTGCTGGGCGACGCCGCCTACGGCACCGGTGCGGCTCGCCGGGCACTGACCGACGCCGGCCACCGCCTCATCATCAAACCGCCGCCGCTGAAGCAGACCATCGCGGGCGGCTTCACCGTCGATGACTTCCACATCGACACCGCCGCGGGCAAAGCCACCTGCCCGGCCGGCCACACCACAGCGCTGGGCCGCCCCCAGCCCGACGGCTCCCACATCGCCCAGTTCAAGAAGGTGTGCGCGCCCTGCCCGCTGCGGGCCCGCTGTACCACCTCCGCGACCGGGCGCAACGTCACCATCCATGCCCAGCACGACCTGCTGGCCGCCGCCCGAACCCAAGCCGTCACCGACCCGGCCTGGCAGGCCGACCACCGCCGCTGGCGACCTCCCGTCGAGCGCGCCGTCGCCCAGGTCGTGGCCCGAGGCAACCGGCGCCTGCGCTACCTCGGCGTCATCAAGAACAACACCTGGCTCCATACCCGAGCCGCCGCCCTCAACCTGCGGACCCTGATCAACCTCGGACTCACCCGGACCAGCGGAGCCTGGATCCTGGCTCCCAGCTCCACATAG
- a CDS encoding DUF3566 domain-containing protein: MDKATEADAAEAVKSPADGSKPTPETDDSVTDDSKGRQNVTAIEDGKPSDSTVRIRPQSAETDSSSWAPGGLSSPGPERPAKKAAEAAPSRSPRKAHLVLRRIEPWSAMKFSFVVSLVCFVVLFVAVAVLYMVLSGLGVFDSIVQAVNQLTTADGKSTSSVDVASWFEPVPILGYTALIGAVNVVLITALSTLGSVIYNIASELVGGVEVTFSEAE, encoded by the coding sequence ATGGACAAAGCCACCGAAGCGGATGCAGCCGAGGCGGTCAAGTCACCGGCTGACGGTAGCAAGCCCACGCCGGAGACCGATGATTCGGTAACCGACGACTCTAAGGGCAGGCAGAACGTGACGGCGATCGAGGACGGCAAGCCAAGCGACTCCACGGTGCGGATCCGCCCGCAGTCCGCGGAGACCGACAGTTCCTCCTGGGCTCCCGGGGGTCTGTCGTCCCCCGGGCCGGAGAGACCGGCCAAGAAGGCGGCGGAGGCCGCTCCTTCCAGGTCGCCGCGTAAGGCGCACCTGGTGCTGCGCCGGATCGAGCCGTGGTCGGCCATGAAGTTCAGCTTCGTGGTGTCCCTGGTCTGCTTCGTGGTGCTGTTCGTCGCGGTCGCGGTGCTCTACATGGTGCTGTCCGGGCTGGGAGTGTTCGACAGCATCGTCCAGGCGGTGAACCAGCTGACGACGGCCGACGGCAAGTCCACCAGCAGCGTGGACGTCGCCTCCTGGTTCGAGCCGGTCCCCATCCTCGGTTACACCGCCCTGATCGGCGCGGTGAACGTGGTGCTGATCACCGCCCTGTCCACCCTCGGCTCAGTGATCTACAACATCGCCTCCGAGCTGGTCGGCGGCGTGGAGGTCACCTTCAGCGAGGCCGAGTAA